From Deltaproteobacteria bacterium, a single genomic window includes:
- a CDS encoding 3-isopropylmalate dehydratase small subunit — protein MQTVFKGKVWKFGRDIDTDVIIAARYLTSIDAKVLGANCLEVADPDFPTSVKPGDIIVAGENFGCGSSREHAPLAIQGCEVGCIVAKSFARIFYRNAVNLGLPVVICPEAVDAVEKGDMLEVDLGSGKVKTTSGKVFDAVPMPEFMAHLFAAGGLVPYTRERLRAMDNLRDA, from the coding sequence ATGCAAACCGTGTTCAAAGGCAAGGTCTGGAAGTTCGGCCGTGACATCGACACCGACGTCATCATCGCGGCGCGGTATCTCACGAGCATCGATGCGAAGGTGCTCGGCGCGAATTGTCTGGAGGTCGCCGATCCCGATTTTCCGACGTCCGTGAAGCCGGGCGACATCATCGTCGCGGGTGAAAACTTCGGCTGCGGATCGAGCCGCGAACACGCCCCACTCGCCATTCAGGGCTGCGAGGTCGGCTGCATCGTCGCCAAGAGCTTCGCGCGCATCTTCTACCGCAACGCGGTGAACCTCGGCCTGCCGGTCGTGATCTGCCCCGAGGCGGTGGACGCCGTGGAAAAAGGCGACATGCTCGAGGTCGATTTGGGTTCGGGAAAGGTGAAGACGACGTCGGGAAAGGTGTTCGACGCCGTGCCGATGCCCGAATTCATGGCACATCTCTTCGCGGCAGGCGGACTCGTGCCCTACACGCGTGAGCGCCTGCGCGCCATGGACAATCTGCGCGACGCGTAG
- a CDS encoding 3-isopropylmalate dehydratase large subunit, with protein MPGMTLAEKIIAAHAGRDRVSPGEFVTAKVDLVMANDVTAPAAIRVFEKQLGAKDVFDRERVALVSSHFTPNKDIASAEMAKVMRDFAKKYAIKHYFEIGKGGVEHVVLPEKGIALPGDLIVGGDSHTCTYGALGAFASGFGSTDVGCSMATGDVWLRVPETTRVRVTGSFGDFVGAKDLVLHLIGRIGDDGALYEALQWEGETIAALSIEGRLTISNMAIESGAKAGLMQADEKIQAYCEARKTREFRVFTPDADAIYKRNIDIDVSALEPTVACPMLPSNTRPISQVAGQEVDQVYIGSCTNGRYEDLALAASVMRGHEVAVRTIVVPGSQEVWIRANRDGLLQTFAEAGCVVSTPGCGACLGGYMGVLGKDERCLSTTNRNYVGRMGHPEAKVWLANPAVAAATAVTGRITHPADIANRKVA; from the coding sequence ATGCCGGGCATGACCCTCGCCGAAAAAATCATCGCCGCCCACGCCGGCCGCGATCGCGTGTCGCCGGGCGAATTCGTCACCGCCAAGGTGGATCTCGTCATGGCGAATGACGTGACCGCCCCCGCCGCCATCCGCGTCTTCGAAAAGCAGCTCGGCGCGAAAGACGTGTTCGACCGCGAGCGTGTGGCGCTCGTCTCCAGCCATTTCACGCCGAACAAGGACATCGCCTCCGCCGAGATGGCCAAGGTGATGCGCGATTTCGCGAAGAAATACGCGATCAAACACTACTTCGAGATCGGCAAGGGCGGCGTGGAGCACGTCGTGCTACCCGAAAAGGGCATCGCCCTGCCCGGCGACCTGATCGTCGGCGGCGACTCGCATACCTGCACCTACGGCGCGCTCGGCGCGTTCGCCTCGGGTTTCGGCAGCACCGACGTGGGCTGCTCAATGGCCACGGGCGACGTGTGGCTGCGTGTGCCCGAAACGACCCGGGTGCGCGTCACGGGGTCGTTCGGCGATTTCGTGGGCGCCAAGGATCTCGTGCTGCACCTGATCGGCCGGATCGGCGACGACGGCGCGCTCTACGAGGCGCTCCAGTGGGAAGGCGAAACGATTGCGGCGCTCTCGATCGAGGGACGCCTCACGATCAGCAATATGGCCATCGAATCCGGCGCGAAAGCCGGCCTGATGCAGGCCGACGAGAAGATTCAGGCATACTGTGAGGCTCGAAAGACACGCGAGTTCCGCGTGTTCACGCCCGATGCCGACGCGATCTACAAACGCAATATCGACATCGACGTGTCGGCGCTCGAGCCCACCGTGGCCTGCCCCATGCTGCCCAGCAACACGCGGCCGATCAGCCAGGTCGCCGGGCAGGAAGTCGATCAGGTCTATATCGGAAGCTGTACGAACGGGCGCTATGAGGACCTCGCCCTCGCCGCGTCGGTCATGCGCGGGCACGAGGTGGCCGTGCGCACGATCGTCGTTCCCGGCAGTCAGGAAGTCTGGATCCGCGCCAACCGCGACGGATTGCTCCAAACCTTCGCCGAAGCGGGGTGCGTGGTCTCGACGCCGGGTTGCGGCGCGTGCCTGGGCGGCTACATGGGCGTACTCGGCAAGGACGAGCGGTGCCTTTCCACCACGAACCGCAATTACGTGGGACGCATGGGGCACCCCGAGGCCAAGGTGTGGCTCGCCAATCCCGCGGTGGCGGCGGCGACGGCGGTCACGGGGCGGATCACGCACCCGGCCGACATCGCGAATCGCAAGGTGGCGTAA